The window ttctctcCTTTCAAGACTGTTAACGCGATGACTGCCACTCGTCACACTCCCTGCTGTCAATCTGTCTGTCAGTGTATAATGCTTGTCCGCATATTCGTGTATTTCTTCCAACctaccctctcccctcccctctccccatctcTGTCATCACTTCACCGTGCTGCCATGCCTGTTCTTTTCAAGTATGGgagcgtgcgtgcatgtacacatgtgtgcgtgtgtgtgtgtgtgtgtgtgacccGCTCTCGTTatgtcttctccctctctcctcgccaTCTTCATTCTGATTGTCGTTTTCGGGGAGTGCGTAGGTATCTGCGCATCCCACCGgctccctcctttctctttccccaccATCGCCCATCAGAGccacctccttttcctcttctgtcGTTGGAGTGCGTGTGGtatcccccttttctcctcttttcattCAGgcccgcctctccctcgtcctctctctctttttttttcttaccCGCTTGCCAGAGAATTTTGCGCgcactccctctctgtgtcaGCCTCCACCCACGAGCGATcatcttctctgctcttccttctcctttgtgcgtatttatatatatgtgtgtgtctctctcgctgtgagTATGCGAGGCACCCATTTCTGCGCTTGAGTGCTGTATGCCTGCGCATCTTTTattcttccttttctctcaccATATATCCACTACCACTCTCTCACGCTCTCCGgtgcccccttctccccctcccttcctcaccTTTTCCCgagtgcgtgtctgtctctctcagTGTGTCGTCATGTATGTCTGTTTTAGGACTCTCTAGCTGCCCTTTTAGCTGCTGCTTTGAAAACACCACTGTTGTGTAGTtaagtgagagaggggaggggagcgaggCGGTGGGCGAGTACAGCAAGACTCATTGGGCCATCCATAAGTCAttcacccctctctcatgCTCAGCTTGTCGCTTTGCTTATTTTAGTGATGTTTTGCTCATTTCCCTTTCATTGCTGTCCATTGATCACCTACTGTATCACTAGGCGGATAAGGCTTTCACTTCCAGTTTCGCTTGACTGCTGTCACCTCctcacacctctctcttatCCATACTTCACCGCCTCAGCTCTATCCCTGTCTCCCTtaacacgcacagacgcccTGACACCGCCACCCATGCCCTGCCTTCTGCCTCCAGGGATGGGGCAGGATGAGAGAGCACCAACCCACGCCCGCAGACTAACaggcaagaggaggggaggcgagTGGGTGGGCGCTGTTGCAAAGGAAAGAACGATGTTCTTCACATCATCGTTtgcgcctcccctccccccctctcaccttctctcttttcgctctccgCGTGTTTGCGACTTTGGCCCTTTCCTTGTCCAAGAAGGCGCTATGCATACGTGCATGTGCGAGCGCCTTGTAGCCACacgccctcgccctccccccttacGCTCGTTTTGCACTCCCCAGCTCTCTTATTGGGCGGAGTTGTCATGCCAACTTAGAGGTCTTCTtccttgttctctttttgtgtgtgtgtgtgagcccGTATTCCGTTGGGCTCCCTCCCCCAATACTCTCTTCATGGCGGTTGTTCGTGCTGGCTGACTTACTCGCTCGCCCACCAACTCGCCCCCTTttacacgtgtgtgtgtgtgtgtttgtggatGAGGGGGGACACCATCACAGCAGGACTTCTATCCGGCCCTGTCTCGCCTATGTCAGCCCGTCAGAGTTTCCTCTCTGTGGgatatgtgtgcgtgcttgtgcCTGCTACCACAGCAGGAGATACGTGAGAAACATTCTTGCAGAGTCGTCGTTACGACgatgcctcccccctcccctctcctcttcacgcTGCACTCCCCCGCTTTGCTACCCGTGAGCCGCACCATCTCGGCGCGCTTCAAGTGGGGCTGCGCTGGACTTCTCTtttgtctcctcctcttacTTCTCCTCGCTGTTCACTTAcgtcttcccttttctccttttggCTTTCGCCTTGGCATCTGTGAACACTTTCATCAACGCATCGTTGTGTGCCTTCCTCtgcgtgcctgcgtgtgaTCGGcactttcccccttctctcttcctccttttcttttgtttcctGCGTGCCATGCACCAGCACattgctccccccctccccccctcccctacacACTCCCACAACTAAAGAGCCGTAGCATCAACTGCCCTTGACAGGCACAAGCCCGCACACAGCAAGGGGAAGAcgagaagaacaacaacgacgcacgcgcgcagctgtAATCCAATATCGCACGTCGCACCAAGGACACCACACCATACAAGAGCAGCCTTAGCGAGCTTCCGAGGAAAcaacccctcccctcccggTGCACCgccaaagaggagagggcaacGGACGGAGCGAAGGGACGGGTACACATATCTATACCCACTAGCTGCATTAAAGGAGGCGAGCAGCGGGGGAGAGATCACGGCgtgcgaggagggagaggggcgtgtTAGGTGCCGTCTGTGTAAGtgtgtcgctctctgcgactgtgtgtgtgcgtgtgtgtgcttccgCACTTAAATCAGCGACAagcgcagaggaagaggtgagggaggaggttgCAGCGCACGAGGGTCTCCTTTAGTgtcctcagcagcaggagctgacGCTCAGTAGCCATGATTCTTGAAGGCGCGCCGGTGACGGGGCTGACGCTGCTCATCTCGACTGTGTCATCAGCAATGGTGCGGGGCCACTACACGCGTTACCGTAACCTGGCCTTTCCTGTAGACACGCTGGCGACCCCCCTCAGCAGCTTCGCGGTCGCAaagcgcctcctgctgcagaGCATTCCGGTAGGCCCGCTGGGCATTTCTGTCATGGATGTATTTCTCGCTATCAACCTGCTCTATCAGTTTCGCACGCTGGAGCGGCGATGGGGGTCCAACTCGTACATGGCGTTTGTCTTCAGTTCAGCCATGCTTGGCGTGTGCGCCATCCAACTCTTCGTCGCGGAGAGCGGGTCGAAGCAGCTGTCCATCGACGCTGTCCGCATCCTCTCTGCTGCCGGCACCATCACCCCTTTGTCAGCGCTAGCCACTTGTTATCTTCGGGAGGTACCGCCACGGTCGACATTGGCTATGCGCATCCCTGGCACGAACTTCACCATTTCCGAGAAGGCAttgatgctgctgccgctactgaAGCTCGTGCTGTGCCCCAGCACACAGCTGCAGATGCAGACGTTCCGCcgggcagcggtggaggtcgacgtgggtgtgtggacaCGGTTGTGGCTTGCCATCATTGGCGCTATCTTTTCCATGATGTCAACCCGCTCGTGTGTCATACGGTGGTGGCTGACGCTCTTCACTCGGTACATGTGCCGGCCACTGCTGCGTTTCCTGCGGCCTCTGACAGAGGCTCTATTTGGGCCGTCGTTCACTGTGGACCACGCCAAACCGCGgagcgcgcagcaccagcagggcGGCAACGGAAACTTTCAACTGGGCATCGGCAGTGCTCGCGGCAACTtcggtggcgctgacgacgcTGGTGTTGTGGACGGTGGTCGATACGTGGTGGAGAGCCTGACAGGTGATGCCACGCTGCAGGAGGTACGTGCCCGCATgcgcgcgcggcggcacagggctcaacagcagcagagcccACGTGCCGGAGTCGTAGCCGCCGGTGCGGTTGATCCAGCGCGGCGTACCAGTCcccaggaggaggcggcgagaAACGAGGCAATCGCGACTGTAGAGGAAATTGGACTCAACGCGTCACGTGACGAGATCATCGCAGCACTGGACATGACGGGAGGTCACCTTGAGATGGCTGTGCAAATCCTTCTGGGCAACTAAAACGCGCTGAGTGACTCCTGCCATCATCCTCATCCTCATCCTCATCCCATCCCTGAGcgccctcttcacctctcttgCAGTGACGTTGTTCTTGCAGCTCTGTCATGACGGAGGTGTCTCTTACGCACTcgttttttcctcttctcctcgtgcCCTCTTAATGCGATTCCCTTcatttctccctcctctcccacccgctgtgcgcgtgtgagcCACTGTGATGttgccctttccctccaccaTTTCATATCCTGCCTTGGCTCCTTACTGCAACACATCATCGATGTGCAGTCAgtatctctttctctgtgcgtgttcTCTAGTACCTTTCCttgtcccctctctctttctgtgaTGTCAGCGGTCTCCTGCAGCGGATGGTATCATCGTGTAGACTCGCCCCATCCCTCTGTCTCGCGATctttcacacgcacacacacacaccctctttttctcgctctctgcaggtgcgtgtgtgtgtgtgggtgtgggtgggtagtGCGTGAAATGCAGGACTCGTACACACCACTCATGTGTCAAacttcctccccttcccaccgccttcctctttcaGAAAGAACAAAAGTTACTCAAGAGGACATACAACACAGCGATCATCTTCGCGTAGCCGCCCACGCTCCGATAGCCACACagacgtacacacgcgcgtgtgtcgtgtgtgtcctcgtgagcccctccctctgtgcgCGCTGGCAGCTCGGCGCCTGCGtactttctcctctttcacacacacctacacaagCCCATACGCTCACACAGAAAACAGGGGAATACAAGGCGCTGGTGGTCACGGAGCCCTCATGGACGCTGCCATCGTGCGTCTACGTGGGTGCCTCGGAGAGCTTCTTTCATATTACCCACATGTGCTGCGCAATGTGTTCGAGCCAGAGCCCTCACTGCTTGGTGCACCCGAACCCTCCCAGCAGCAACTGCAAGACCCCTCGGCGGTAGCGGACATCATTGAGGGCTTCCTGACGGAGCTCACCAGAGTCCTCTCCATTGGCATCCGCGATGACAACCTCGGGCTGTGGTCGGTACTAGAGCTACTGGAGTGCGTGCCAGACCGCATGCAGGCTGTCGCCGAggcgaccgcagcagcaactcagACGGCCGTCCTGGGCGAGGACAGAACGCGCGGGCCGCTACAAGAGCTCCAGCGGTTCCGCTTTGCGTCCCAGCTGGTCTACGTGGTCCGCTCTACTTTTCCCGCTGCCTCACACGCGCTGCGGACCAGAATTCTTCTTCGCTTGACCCTCAATCAAGGGTGTCTCCTGGCGGCTCTCGAGCTGCTTCGGGAGTGGTGCAGGCAAGAGCTTCTTGCGTTCTACGCCGCTAGTGACAGAGGTTGTAGCAACAGTGTGGTTGGCTCGGTGCCGTCTGAGGCCTTGTTGGTACAACctgacagcggcagcgacgtgtGGAATTCCTTCGTTGCCGCCATCGCCCCAGTGGCGGGTCCACCGGTCGCTGAAATCGCAGCCGGCGCGCCGAAGCTGGCTGCCCAGCCCTTCCACCTGCAGCTTCTCGTCTCCGGGctcgacgacagcagcgcggccTCACGTGCCTATTACACACAGGTGCAGAGCTACGTGTACGGTCGTCGACCCACGCGGCCGTCCGCACTAGTGTGCTATCGTGCTGCTCTTCAGAAGCAGTCTAACATAGTGAGGAAAGACGACGACTCCGCTCGATCCCCCTCCAAAAGCGAAGATGCCGTGTTCTCTCCGCAGATTTCCCCGCACCCTGCCGAGCAGTTCGCTCTGCGTGTGGAGTCGCTGCCGGTTGATTGTCGAACCGCATCATCCAAGGCAGCTGCTCCCGTACCTAAGGGCAACATGTCGTACGGCTCCTCGTCCACTTTGTCATCACTTCTCATCACGCAGGGGTCGTCATCCTCCGTGCGTGACGGACGAGTCCGAGGCACGAAGAAGCGGCGACGAAGGCGTCCCTCGCTCCACACAACGGACTcggaggcagcagtgcatgCTGAGGATGCAGCGGTACCGCCGATGCTGTTGGCAGACAAAACTGgcaacagcaccagcgacaACACCTGTAGCGTCGAGGAGACGGCAGTGAATTCGTCAACGGTGGTGGCAGACGTGAGGAAGTGCCAAGATGCTCCAGAGGCGGTAGAGGAAGTAGCGGCCTCATACACGCAAGATGACGTTCTTCAGAAGGCCGACCCGCAGGTAATACCAGCCGCGGATGAGACTGGGGTTACTGAAGCAGCAAGTAAGGCCCTCGATACCGCCTCAATAGACCtgcctgccgccgccttctctaACTTGTCTCCCGCACTGTGCGCGAGTAAGCTGCCGTCCATGAATCTCGATTCCTCGTCTGCCCCCGCACCTTCTTCTGAGCTAACGGACCTCCGACACAGCCTGTGGTTGTGCTGGTTTGCTGTCATGACGCACGCTGAGTCGGTGGAGCGTTCACGTATCATTCTGCATGATGTGGATGCGAACACCTTGTAGGAGAGGACTCTCCTGATGGTGAGGGAAGGGCGAAACAAAGGAAATGGAGAGCACACACGACAACCGGATCGCCTTCACCCGAGTCAGAGAAAGTGTAGAGGCGAGCAATGACAGACTCGCTCAGCCTCTAGGGTTTTTTTGgcccttcttttctctttcctacACCCCGATGACGGGGGGACACCTCCGGAGCGGTATCTCGTGCTCCAACACCCACCCAACCCCCCTTGCCAATGCGCCGAACTGCTTCCAGTGGCGACAgggccaagcacctacgacgtgcgtgtgggagggggagggttagagcggtgtatcgctgcggatgtcaGCGGTCAAGCCCTGGACGGCGCTTCGTCAGAGCAACCTGCGtcagtgagcacgcttgtCCTACCCATAGGATcggcagagtgtcagcgtcAGTCGAGTgcatctcacccggccctcgccaCCTACTGCGGTGGGGAGCCCTGAACCACCCCGAGGGGTGCACCAGGGGGCGCCCGGCGCACTGGGAGCTGCTCTGAGGCGACCATGCGGAGCGAGGTGGGTGGTCAGAGTGGGAGGCAGTCGCGGCACTCCGATGACTGTGCGTCGGCGccttgctgcagcacgtttctacggctgcttcgcacccgACGATGGGCGCCTGTGGCCAGGGACGGGAGGGGGTCAAGTCCCACCTGACCTCATGGCCTACGACAGAGAATGGCCACGCTGGAGAGTTGGAAAAGGttctctccacacacatGAGTGAGGGGCTCACACCAGAGCTGCGCGATGGGCCCCGACTGCCACTGACTGGACGAAGAATACACGACAAGGGTTGTCATCGATagaggtgagagagggaagcggcGAGAAGGCAGCGACGCCATGGTGGGGTGCGCGCACGTGAggtgcgcctctcctccctcccttttctcctcaAAGATGCATATTCACTCGCTGAAACGGGATGCAAACAGCCACGTCTGCGAAGGGGGGTGGtcacgcacctgcagcagagTCATAGGCACTTCTCGAGCTGTAGCTTCTGCACGCAGGGGAGCGTGCGGTGCTCCTTGACGAACGGACAGCCACTCAGAGTTTAGTAAAGGAGGCCTGCTGTAGTGCAATCACCCCAGGGCTCactgtgtgtgcttgtgtgcgtctgtctgcctgtgtTGTACGTTGCCTCCCCAtgtgagaaagaggaagtgTGCATCACACCCCGACATCACACAGGCGCAGGCATGTTTATAGGTGTGGTGtgcaccaccatcatcagGCAcccaaaagagaagaaaacgagcCCTGCACGGTTCGTGCTCTTCTTGTGATCGGCAGCACTCCGAATCTCTCAATCTGCGAGTGCTTGAGCTTCTGACCATGAGCTTCTTGTTCCCCCACCTTGCGTTGCTGGTCGGCACCGGCGCGAGAAGGTGTCGCACTATCATACACACCATCGACAACAATGCTGAGGCAAGCAGAAACAGGGGCAACTAAACAGCAAAGGGAATGGGCTAAGGGGTCGCTGGAGAGCacaacggcagctgcagaagccgcagtggcagtggGCTTCCTGAATGGCGACACCTACTCAATCATTGGAGATACCCGCCATCTCGCTCTCTACATGAGCTCAGCACAACGACTTCCTCGAAGCAGCCTTGTCGTTCATTCATTGCCTTGTAGAGACACACGAGACTGTGGCTTTCCAGTccacccctctttccctttgcgCTACACATGTGCTGACGTGTTGAGTTCGACCTGTGCACACATGCATAAGACTAGCGGTACAAGCAGCCTTTCCTTTCATGTACTTTGCCATGCTTTCATCCCCACTACTAACCAACTCCTCCTAagaccccctcctcttcctcctctctccccctctgcaCACTGGCCGCACGTCAGAGCCCACTCACGGATCTCAACACCGCCAGGACACTCAtcttgctctctttccctcttctctcttcgttttttttttactgtTATTCTTCAGAGCGATCATGTCCAGAAGCCAGGAGATTAACGATAGCGCTGCTGAGGCCATGCGCCGTGCTGACAATGCGGATGCTCCGGAGTACTGGGCGGAGGTACCTCATCCTGAATCCTGcacggctgcgcagcagcagcagctgctgaacgacgcagctgcggagGCCATGCGCCGCGCAGATGTGGCTTACACCAAAGATGATGAGCTgtagaagaagagagtgaggtgatggtgatgatgCTTGTGAGCAGCGGTGAACGATTGCTCCAGCTGGACAGGTGCGAAGGACTGcttcagcacacacacacccggACACGGACACCCCCCATCGCCGAGGATTCCCTAAGAACTTCCTGCTCTTCGTTCCTCTACCCCATTTTCAAGTGGATCTCTTTCCTTATTTCTCCCTTCCGCACTTGTGCTCGATAGCGCATGTACGTCTCTCGCCCATCAAGGGGTGCGACTTCACTGGAGATGAGCTCACGATGACGACGCGagatgggggtggggagatAGGCACGTCTCACGTTACTAGTTATGGTCTGACATCACTTGTATATTTAtgccttttcttcttcctcccgcTCGTCCTGCACTTCTGATCACCCTGTCcgtctccttccccccctcgAACTGAgctccctcactctctttctctctcttatttCCTCCTGTTGCGTTTGTCTCGTTCGCTTCTCCATCCTCTCCACGCAGCTACCTGTGGCGCCtattttgttctctcttACTATCAAGTTCGCTTCAGGTGTGGTCTGCTTTATtttgctcccccctcctcccttttaATGAACTCTTGGTGGATCAGCTCTTTCCATGCCCCTGCGTATCTGTGTATGCGAGTGCCCCCTCTACTGCCTATCTTCCCCGCTTCATCTCTGtttttcctcctcatctCAAGAGGAACGCTCTCGCCTGATCCGAACCCCAGCGCTCAGAGGCGagtgaaggaaaagaaaagaggcggCTTAAAGCAGaatgcagcagtgcgccacttcttcagcgccatgcgtgggtgcgcgcgcaccgACATGTGCAGGCAtaggccaccaccacaaagacatgagcgagggagaagagccCAAGTCGTGCTCCACAGAAGTTGGGCAATCTCTATGCCAGTGGCaccagtgtgtgtgtgtgtgtgggggggtgggggggggggctgctgctctttgttttcccccgtctctccgctttcttttctcgcCCACTTTCGGCAATCTCCACTCCTCCATCGCCCCATACCTATCGAGGCCGTGTgcgaggtgctggtgctgggcggcgtggtggtggtagtggtgagGGGCGCAGTGTCCCGGCTGCTGGAAAAGAAGCGCTTCTGCATTGTATGAGACACGCGTCAGTACACAGCTAACCCCCACCAGGAGGACCCATCGGAGGAGACGCCCCCCCGTTTCTTCGCTAGTTTCTCAACTTTCCACTCTTCgatccctcttcctcctcttctcgtttcctctttctttcagCTCACCCATGTTTCcgtgtgtttgtgcttgACAAGTCACGCTTCAGCAGAGCCAAAGTATATCCACGCTCACACGTACGTACCGATCCGCTTCAAGCGGCACATCTCCAGCGTTTCCGCGCGTGCGTACTCACCATGTCAGCCGAAGCGACTTCTACCGCTCCCGCTGCCTCTGATGCGGAGTCGCCATCCATGTGGATGCCAGGTGACCGGCAACTATTCACCGTGGAGGAGTTCTACCCGGTGTACTTCTCGGCCTGGGAGCGTGAGACAGGCCTGTGCAGTATCTGTTGCAACCAAGTCGAGGGACCGTGCGTAGTGTGCCAGAGCAACGCGGAGGTGACCTCAGCGGAGTGCAGCATTACGTGGGGTGAGTGTGGCCACGCCTTCCACACCCATTGCATTGAAAAATGGCTAAAGACGCGACCGGTGTGCCCGCTTGACAACAAGGAGTGGAAGGACCGCTCAGACTGGAacacctccgccactgtGTAGCAGAGGCCGCTCAACAGGAGCGGAGAACTGCAAcaattgtgtgtgtgtgtgtgtgtgtgtgtgtgtgtgtgtgaggaggaggaggatgggggaggtgaaaagaaaagagcctACCAAACAAGGAGCGGAGCATCCACAATTTGAAGAGGGTTTTTTGCTagcggctgcgtgcgcgGTACGGGGTGAAGCGCAGATTGCTCACGCGTGCTTGTGACGTCCGTGGGCATTTCCACTCAACCTGTTCCGCTGACCACCTGTTATTGCTATGACTATTCTTTTTCTGAGTGAGAGAAGGACACGAAAGACTGCGTTGAAACCGCAGAGCGGTCACTGCCTCCTTGAGCACTacatctctccctccgctcccctctctctgtcttttctCTCACGGTGTCGGGCGATTTGAGGGCACCCCAGAGAAGGGCGACCCAGCGCCTCTCTGCGGTGGCGCTTGCTGTGGCAGCCGGGGCAACGAACGAGCATGAAAGCAAagcggaggtgaagagggacaatgccaccaccgcctgtgAGACGCCGCCCGCGCGTCCTCTTTATCGATCTCAGTACATCTCCCTTGCACATACCTTCCctcacgcacccgcacacgcacccgcacacgcacatacccccccccctccacacacacacacagtctGACAGCGTAGGAGGGTAATACGATGAAGCTAAGTCACTTTGAGGGCCTCTTTGGCCACGTGCATCAGTCGATAAGTGATACCATGAGCACGGCACGAAAGCACATCTTCCCGTGGACCCACAAGGAAGTTGCAAAGGCACGCAAAGAGTCACCACGTTTGACACCGAGTCAGAGGCGACTGGCGATCGGTGCGTCAGTCGTGGTGGGCGCACTCACCACCTACACTATTCTTTCCCGTCTCTTCACGCTTttcgcgcggcggcggtggtggcaactCATTCAGCAGTGCGAGGCCCGCGAGACGGAGCTGTTCCTCTTCATCCTCCCTCGCTCACCTTGGGCTCCAAGTTTGTCGCCAGCCTGCACGCGAATGGAGGCGTTTCTGCGCGCTAACGGAATCCCGTACAAGGCAATTGAGACCATCGACCCACTCGGAGCCCCCAACGGCGAGCTTCCTTTCCTCATCTACAAGCGCCAGCGCATTGACCAGCTCCCCAAGATGATGGAGTTCATAACGTCAGAGTTCAACGTGACCATGGATGACACACTCACCCGTGATCAGCGCGCCATGGGGGCTTTTCTGCGACGTACGCTGGAGTACAGTGTAGAGCGTTTCCTCTATCGTATCGTCTTCATTGATCACCCGTccctggcggtggcgcaagTTGCCCGTGCACTGCACATTTCCCATCTGCGCGCGCGACTCGCCGTGCACTGCTACGCGATCGAACTCAAGAAGAGGCTTGGCATCACAGCGTACGGCGCGCTTGTCAGTGAGCAGTACGAGAACGAGTTTTTGCAGGACTGCGAGGCCATAGAGGCACAGATTGGCTACAAACGGTACTTGTTCAGCGACACCAACATGACGAGCTACGACTGCGCCATATACTCGCTGCTCGTCCCCTTCGCTTACATGGGCGACCACACGTTGCTGAGTGCCACCTACTCGACAGTTGCGGGCAGCACGGTGCTGATGGCATACATTACTCGCATATCGAAGCGGTTGTTTTCGGACACCAGGTCAGGCTTTGATGTGGCGAGGATCTCCTTTGCCGCCTCCATCCCCTCTGGTGTAGGCGGGGGCGGTGATGAGACAGTAGTGGAAtcgggagaggaggagaagagggaggtgaTCACGGACAAGTCGCATTGAGgtctcagcagcgccatggtctgacgccgctgacggcgccGATCACCCAACACCAGCGTAGAAGGCGCCCCCAGCCAAAAGTGTGCAGGGTGGGGCGcagagggcgaagagggggagtCGAGCGAGCCCCTGGCCGGTACGAGAATAGCGCGAGCGGCTGTGGGCTCTCTTTTTGGGTCGCCTCTTTTTCATGTGATTGTGCACCATGGCGTCCTGGGTCTCCATTCCTCTCCCGTCTCCACACCGCCTCGGCCTACCTTCATCTCTGTGGTCTGGGGGCAGCAGTCCTACCGCCTCGCAGCGCCCCGCTATGACTTCACAGGCACCtgggggcacacacacacacgcatagcCGAGTACGGCTGAAAGAGGGccgtctcccctccccctccccccactctcctcctcgttcctTCCCGCAGCGCTCGCAACACGCATGCGGCGTCTGAGCAGGACTTCGTGTGAGCACCTCATCTCGTGCAGCTTCCTTTGTTCCCGTACACGCACTCTTcaccctcccttttttccctttgacTGTTCCTCATTGGGTCTCtccgtctgtctgtctttaTCTTGTTCGCTGTTTCTCAGGGTTTCTATCCGCGTCGTCCTTGTCGCTGTAGCAAGCGATCTCCATTGGGTATCGTCTCAGCTACGCTGCTGTCTGTGCTGTGCTgagtgtctgtgtgtatacGGCTGTCGGCGTGTGCACGTCTTGCCCGCTCACTTAGGATATGAGAGGTGCTTGATCACCATACTGTGGTGCGTGGTGACGTATGTTCACCAcggtgcgcgctgctctaCAGAGAGTGCCGATTTACTCCTGCTGCAAGCAGGATCGACTCGGGgttgggggagggtggggggggggggaagcggaaGCCTCGATGACGTCGTGCGGCGTCATCTCTTCGCTGCTAGTGTGGTTGCTCTCACTCCGCGTGCGCGCCATTTTGTTCCACCCCAGAACTCGGTGCGCAGGGTGCGTGCGAGAAAGaactgcagcaacagccagcaaatacacacccacacccccacccacccaagGGCGATGTCTCTACGTGGCCTAAAAAGCGGCCTTGCTGGGCTCTCCTTGAAAAATGCAGgcgtctgcagcaccgccatcgccgccctACTCTCCGGCTCTCTCCGGGGTGTAAACACGgcaccccctcttctttttttttttttgcggcaTAGGCGGCGACGTTGTTTTGCTCCCCTTCCGCTTCGCAGCGCAACGCACCCACGCTAACGTGCATACACCACATCCGTGACTTCAACCCACACAtcaacgaaaaagagaacggcCGGCTGGCGAGGTGAAATAATCTACGCTAGTCGTTgaacagagcgagagggcgTGT is drawn from Leishmania panamensis strain MHOM/PA/94/PSC-1 chromosome 24 sequence and contains these coding sequences:
- a CDS encoding hypothetical protein (TriTrypDB/GeneDB-style sysID: LpmP.24.1550), producing MILEGAPVTGLTLLISTVSSAMVRGHYTRYRNLAFPVDTLATPLSSFAVAKRLLLQSIPVGPLGISVMDVFLAINLLYQFRTLERRWGSNSYMAFVFSSAMLGVCAIQLFVAESGSKQLSIDAVRILSAAGTITPLSALATCYLREVPPRSTLAMRIPGTNFTISEKALMLLPLLKLVLCPSTQLQMQTFRRAAVEVDVGVWTRLWLAIIGAIFSMMSTRSCVIRWWLTLFTRYMCRPLLRFLRPLTEALFGPSFTVDHAKPRSAQHQQGGNGNFQLGIGSARGNFGGADDAGVVDGGRYVVESLTGDATLQEVRARMRARRHRAQQQQSPRAGVVAAGAVDPARRTSPQEEAARNEAIATVEEIGLNASRDEIIAALDMTGGHLEMAVQILLGN
- a CDS encoding hypothetical protein (TriTrypDB/GeneDB-style sysID: LpmP.24.1560); translated protein: MDAAIVRLRGCLGELLSYYPHVLRNVFEPEPSLLGAPEPSQQQLQDPSAVADIIEGFLTELTRVLSIGIRDDNLGLWSVLELLECVPDRMQAVAEATAAATQTAVLGEDRTRGPLQELQRFRFASQLVYVVRSTFPAASHALRTRILLRLTLNQGCLLAALELLREWCRQELLAFYAASDRGCSNSVVGSVPSEALLVQPDSGSDVWNSFVAAIAPVAGPPVAEIAAGAPKLAAQPFHLQLLVSGLDDSSAASRAYYTQVQSYVYGRRPTRPSALVCYRAALQKQSNIVRKDDDSARSPSKSEDAVFSPQISPHPAEQFALRVESLPVDCRTASSKAAAPVPKGNMSYGSSSTLSSLLITQGSSSSVRDGRVRGTKKRRRRRPSLHTTDSEAAVHAEDAAVPPMLLADKTGNSTSDNTCSVEETAVNSSTVVADVRKCQDAPEAVEEVAASYTQDDVLQKADPQVIPAADETGVTEAASKALDTASIDLPAAAFSNLSPALCASKLPSMNLDSSSAPAPSSELTDLRHSLWLCWFAVMTHAESVERSRIILHDVDANTL
- a CDS encoding hypothetical protein (TriTrypDB/GeneDB-style sysID: LpmP.24.1570), with protein sequence MSRSQEINDSAAEAMRRADNADAPEYWAEVPHPESCTAAQQQQLLNDAAAEAMRRADVAYTKDDEL
- a CDS encoding ring-box protein, putative (TriTrypDB/GeneDB-style sysID: LpmP.24.1580), which codes for MSAEATSTAPAASDAESPSMWMPGDRQLFTVEEFYPVYFSAWERETGLCSICCNQVEGPCVVCQSNAEVTSAECSITWGECGHAFHTHCIEKWLKTRPVCPLDNKEWKDRSDWNTSATV
- a CDS encoding hypothetical protein (TriTrypDB/GeneDB-style sysID: LpmP.24.1590), producing the protein MKLSHFEGLFGHVHQSISDTMSTARKHIFPWTHKEVAKARKESPRLTPSQRRLAIGASVVVGALTTYTILSRLFTLFARRRWWQLIQQCEARETELFLFILPRSPWAPSLSPACTRMEAFLRANGIPYKAIETIDPLGAPNGELPFLIYKRQRIDQLPKMMEFITSEFNVTMDDTLTRDQRAMGAFLRRTLEYSVERFLYRIVFIDHPSLAVAQVARALHISHLRARLAVHCYAIELKKRLGITAYGALVSEQYENEFLQDCEAIEAQIGYKRYLFSDTNMTSYDCAIYSLLVPFAYMGDHTLLSATYSTVAGSTVLMAYITRISKRLFSDTRSGFDVARISFAASIPSGVGGGGDETVVESGEEEKREVITDKSH